A window from Methanobrevibacter sp. V74 encodes these proteins:
- the fwdF gene encoding tungsten-dependent formylmethanofuran dehydrogenase subunit FwdF yields the protein MIRNLKEVKDNNFDITRSAEEVRNLSFNDHVCLGCGICEFTCPVEAITLNPIAIDARNRISNDIYFSGHDKIAQNFREDFDVQRISIDESKCVLCGMCSGLCPVDALVLTIDGVPIKEIDAYPHYNAFSKIDDDECIYCKRCEIACPRDAIVIDRVLPSRADLVTGEIEVDDDECIYCGVCEELCPAEAIVVDKETGKESIVIDKDKCVYCLVCKKSCPTNAIKAVCRSCSYGEYDLDPSKAVVKGNSVIDSELCVFCGWCEGVCPTDAAKHKKPFQGSIEVDQEKCQACGACVDICSCNALAFPTSSGPGSRLDHIIAYDEYCVRCKACANACPNGAITVKRTEIDHTPIGSTTWKEALDAIKD from the coding sequence ATGATTAGAAATTTAAAAGAGGTTAAAGACAACAACTTTGACATCACAAGATCAGCAGAAGAAGTTAGAAACTTATCTTTCAATGATCATGTTTGTTTAGGATGTGGAATTTGTGAATTTACTTGTCCTGTTGAAGCAATTACATTAAATCCAATTGCTATCGACGCACGTAACAGAATTTCCAACGATATCTATTTCAGTGGTCACGACAAGATTGCTCAAAACTTCCGTGAGGATTTCGATGTTCAAAGAATAAGCATTGACGAAAGTAAATGTGTATTATGTGGTATGTGTAGTGGTTTATGTCCTGTTGACGCTTTAGTATTAACTATTGATGGCGTACCAATTAAAGAAATTGATGCATATCCTCATTACAACGCTTTCTCAAAAATTGATGATGACGAATGTATTTACTGTAAAAGATGTGAAATTGCATGTCCTCGTGATGCTATTGTCATTGATAGAGTTTTACCAAGCCGTGCAGATTTAGTGACAGGTGAAATCGAAGTTGATGATGATGAATGTATTTATTGTGGGGTATGTGAAGAATTATGTCCTGCAGAAGCAATTGTCGTTGATAAAGAAACTGGTAAAGAGTCCATTGTTATAGACAAAGATAAATGTGTATACTGTTTAGTATGTAAAAAATCTTGTCCTACTAACGCTATTAAAGCTGTTTGCAGATCCTGTAGTTATGGAGAATATGATTTAGATCCTTCTAAAGCTGTTGTTAAAGGAAACTCTGTCATTGACTCAGAACTTTGTGTATTCTGTGGTTGGTGTGAAGGAGTATGTCCTACCGATGCAGCAAAACATAAAAAACCATTCCAAGGTTCTATTGAAGTTGATCAAGAAAAATGTCAAGCTTGTGGAGCTTGTGTCGATATTTGTTCTTGTAATGCATTAGCATTCCCCACATCTTCTGGTCCTGGTTCTAGATTAGATCATATCATTGCATATGATGAATATTGTGTAAGATGTAAAGCATGTGCAAATGCATGTCCTAACGGAGCGATTACTGTAAAAAGAACTGAAATTGACCACACACCTATTGGCTCAACTACTTGGAAAGAAGCTTTAGATGCAATTAAGGACTAG
- a CDS encoding 4Fe-4S binding protein, producing MPKHIASGLKYLAAVKLKDAGESHQAIADELGVDRSTISHYLNGRNLSWNSIDVARTITELCPRDFLNMTEAIFDEPEQSRKIVNICRERNFEVIIDDSCIGCGLCVNACSMKAIQLESLKAHADSIQCCGCTLCSDECPTDSIKILEIEYD from the coding sequence ATGCCCAAACATATTGCATCTGGTCTTAAATATTTGGCTGCGGTCAAGTTGAAGGATGCTGGTGAAAGTCATCAAGCGATTGCTGATGAGTTAGGTGTTGATAGATCTACCATATCACATTACTTGAATGGTAGGAACTTATCTTGGAACTCTATTGATGTTGCAAGAACAATAACCGAATTATGTCCACGTGATTTCTTGAATATGACCGAGGCAATATTTGACGAACCAGAACAGAGTCGAAAAATTGTGAATATTTGCAGAGAAAGAAATTTCGAAGTAATTATAGATGATTCTTGTATTGGTTGCGGTTTATGTGTAAATGCATGTTCAATGAAAGCTATTCAATTAGAATCATTGAAAGCACATGCAGACTCCATACAATGTTGTGGTTGTACGCTATGTAGCGACGAATGCCCAACTGATTCTATAAAAATTTTGGAGATTGAGTATGATTAG